A window of Zalophus californianus isolate mZalCal1 chromosome 12, mZalCal1.pri.v2, whole genome shotgun sequence genomic DNA:
CGTCAGAAGTGGCCTTGGCAGCTCAGCTCCGGCGGCGTTCCCGCCTCACCCGAGAACACCCACCCGGTCCAGCGTGGCCCCGCCGGCATGAGGAATACAAGCAAGGAGCTGCACGGCGCGGCGAGCCGCTATGCTCCCTGCGGTGAGTGATTCGCGAATGGAGCCCGCGTTTGCCCTGAGCCCAGCATCCTGATTCTGCGCGCCTGGGACAGGGGTGAAACTAATGTGCCCTCAAACAAAGCAGCTCCTGGGCCCCAGGGTCAAAGCAGCTTAAagggaaataggaaaagaaaaggaaaaagcaaaacaaaacaaaaaaccagctaGTCTTTAtattcaacaaaaagaaaaccaggctTCCTTATTGTCGCCTCCGCTGTTGGAGGATATAGGATCTCTGAAGTTGTCCTGTAATAGTTTGACCCTAGATAAGCCTCAGCTGTTTCCCTGAATGTAAGCACTTGCTTTCTCACTACATCCCAGAGTATGTCACGATCTATCTTCTGCCGGTAATTTATGCCCCCACCAAGTTAACCATGTCTCAGGCTTTAAGTGGCTGGACACAGAAAAGAAGAATTGGGTGGAGGGTCCTGCGGGGCAGCTgggcagaaaggagggaaggagagctggATGCTCTGGTCTGTGTGTGCCTCTTGTCTTGATTCCTCTCCTGCTTGTGAATGTGGGAAGAAAGGCTGGAGCAGGGGGCTCAGGTGGGAGCCCCAGGGGTGGAAGCTGGTGGGCACCTGCAGCGCTCACATCCGCTCAGAAGTGTAATGGAGCCTGGCCTTCTCATTCCTAAATGAGCTTGTCCAGAGCTCCCCACTGCCATTGGTGAGACTGTGGCTGTGCTGGGAACTGGGTGTGTGGTGGGCCGGGGTGTGGAGGGGCTGCCGGGTCCCCTTCTCCACTGTGGGCTCTCAGCCTGTATGTGACTTCTCCCAGCCTTAGTGGCCTCCCCTCTGTACACGACACCAGTGGACACTGACAAGGGCCAGGCACTTCTGTACACTAACATTTAACCTCAAAACAACCTGATGTGGTATCATTCACCCCAGTTTATAGACGtggaaactaaagcacagagagttTTAGGAAGCTGCCCGAGGTCACACATCTCACAGGGGCTCCTCTGCTCAGGCTCTGCAAAGCTGCAGCATCCCAAAGGCAGGAGCGTGGCCATCAGCCTTCGGGAGCCCTGGGCTAAGTGGGCATAAAACACTGCCTTGTGACTAGAGATCCGAGAGCCCCAGAGTCCCTCTCAGCCTGTCTCCTTATTGATAACGTAAGGCTTCTGATATCCTGCAGGTGAGGAGGTAGGGAAGCGACATCAAGAAGTCTACGTGGGGcgggcagggtgcctgggtggctcagtcggttaagcctccagctgctggtttctgctcgggtcatgatctcagggtcctggcatcgagtcctaCACCTGcttccgtgctcagcggggagtctgcttgacattctctctctccctctgcccctctcccccacccccgatgtgcttgctctctctctgtcagataaataaataaatcttcaaaaaaatctaCATGATACCCAGTGCTGCtggtaaaaatgaaacaaacaaaaagaaatctacaTGATAGTAATTGATCACAGTAGTGCTGATAGTAATTGCTAGACAAGTAACAATAGTTTCTAAGCCATAGAAGCTGCTAGACAGTTCTCATTCCTTTCACCcggtgtgcgtgtgcacatgtgcCTGCATGTGAGCTTTTTTGCACACAGTTATAAATGCCTGGAATAGAGTTCAGTGCCTGCCGGAAGCTTCTAGTAATGAGAACTGAAAGATACACTGTTCTCTGTGGATtaattagtaatcaaaacagaggaaaaataaagcaagaagtGCATGCCTTCCCTCTGtaagggaaaatatttgaacTGTGTTGAGAGTAGGAAGCTGCTTAGCTCTTCCTCCTAATGTTTAAATTACCTATGAGCTTCTGCCCCCAttcttaatgctttttttttcattctcaaaagtaTAATGTTGATTGAGCTAATTGCTGTCATTTAGATATTCAGATATTTTGTTAGTTAAATATCATCCATTTTCATGCAGTGAACTCAGTTTTAGTTGGAAGTAGAAATTGGATGTGTAAGCTCTTACCTTTAGAGGACAATTGTTCATGAGATCCTTTCGTGttacataaattaattttttaaaagattttatttatttatttgagagagagagtgagcaaggggtggggcagagagagagaatctcaagcagactctgagctgaatgcagagccagacatggggctcccaggaccctgagctgaaaccaagagttggatgattaaccaactgagccacccaggcgccctctacataaattaatttattcagcaGTTTTCCTATGCTCCTACCATATCAGAGTTCTCCAGAGCAACAGAACCAACAGTGCATCTCTCTATCATCCATCCTCTGTCAATCTGTCTATCTAATCTATCCATCGAAGGTTTATTCTAAGGAACTGGCTCACACAGTTGTGTggctggagacccagagaagagcTGATGTTGCATCTTGAGTCCGAAGGCCATCTGGAGGCAGACCCCGCCATGCCCCAGAgacctcagtttttttctcttaaggccttcaactaaTTAGATGAAGCCCACCCACGTGATGGAGGGTGATATGCTTTAATCAGAGTCTACTGATGTAAATGTTAGTCTCACCTAAAAATGACTTCAGAGAAGTCCGAGTGTCCCCGATCTGTTCCTTCTGTGGGATCATAGTGGACACCGATAACTGCAGGTCTGGGGTTCTGCGtccacctctccctcccagcAAGGGCAGGTGGTCCCAGAGTGGCCTGCCCGGCTGTCCTGGATGCCCTCAGCTCCTGTGCCCACTTGGGGGCCCCATGGCTCTGCCGATGCCACGTTCACCGCATTACCCATGACCCCTCTGTCCGTGGGGCGCAGagcaaggagggggaggaagagcagaCAGCCCACCGCCTTATTCTCCCCTCCTTCATCCTTCCTGTgttgcccctcctgctcatgggCCCCGCCCACAGGAGTAGCCCGCCCTCGTCCGCCCTCAgcattccccccctccccccgcccccggggagcCAGACTCAGCCACGTCAAACACCTGTGGCCCACGGTGGTTTCCCATCACACCTGGCTGTCCGGCCGAGGTCCTGGCCTCCTCCCATCTCCTTACACTTGGGACCTCTCACTCGGTCCCACTGTGGCTTCAAGCAGAGGCTGTGGGTGCAGAGGGGTGGGCCGATGGAGGTGTGGGGGCTTCATGCAGGGAGGTCCCCAGATGAGGCTTCCCCTGCCTCTTTCTGCTCCTGCCAGATGGCTGGTGGGCTGCTTCTGTGGTGGACCGTGTGTCTCAGCGTCGTTCACGTGCTGAGGTCAGCCGATCTGGGCCAGCCCCGGTCACACGCCCCCCACACTAGCCTGCAATGTTGTGAGCGGTTTGGGATTTTTCGGGAATGTGTATTCCCCGATATATCCAGAAATGCAGGTTACTCCCAGTTccctggaggagagagagcacaggacaCAGACACATGGGACACCTGGAGGAGGCCCTGGTGCCAGTGCTTTGGAGCAGGTACAGCCTAGGGCAGAGGAACGGCAGGGCCTCATGGAAGGAACTCTTCCTTCTGGCAGCACCAGCGGACGGCATGCTGGGGGGCTTAGGAGACTGATGGCTACAAGCTCATCGCAGGTGTTCCAGAGGGGGTGGAGGCATCTCCCGAGCTGAAGTCCTGTGGGGACGTCTCCCGTACAGACGGCCTGCGGTGGACTGACTCTCTTGTGCTGATTTCCTGTGGAGGCTGAGATGCTCTCTCTGGTATGGCTATGTGGTAGGTAGTGCAGCAAGCCAGCCTGAACTCTGTAATAAGTTGgcccttttctcctcctctctagaCTGGTATTACCACCTTCCCGTGAAGCAGTCCGACAAGCCCGTGGATGTCCCACCGGCCTCCCAGATCCCGGGCCTCAGTGATCTGAGGGAGCCTCCCAACGGGCACATGCCTGGGTCGCGGAGGTACTGGATAAAAGAAACAGACTCCGAGTACGTGAAGCTCGCGAAGCAAGGCGGCCAGCCCGGTAGGCACCCCATGCACGCCCCAGGGGCTCTGATGCATGGGTCAGGGGGATTGGGTGGTTTGGGTTCTCATGGCTTCCACATGAAAATACCTGTAACATCTCTGAGTTCTGGCCAAGGCCAGTGGACATCGAGGGTCACAACACAGCCTGGGGTGCGTGTGGCCCGCAGGTTGTCTACATCTTATGGCAAAGACCGAAAAGACAGAAATTGCAGAACTGGCTTACGAGTGACCCCGTTTCAgggtccccacccccatcccgtGGTCCAGGTGCAGAGGGTCTCCGGAAGCtgtccacctccccccccccagagtGTCCCTGCCTGCGTTTCCGTGGCCTCGCTGGGGCAACCAGTTCGCGAGCTGGTGGAGTGCGGGGCCCTGTGCTTTATGCTCATGGCCCTCGTCCTGCGTGTTCGTGTGGTTTCAACACTGAGGCCACAGATGAGTTTCAGCGGCGATGCTGATGAGCATCCACCTTGGTCCACGGTTTAACCGAGAACGTGCTGCCTGGCTGTGCTCATACAGAGCACTGATGGGCGGCGGGGCTCAGAACCTGTGGTGAGGGCCGCTGGGAGCCGCCGCCTTTCCTGTCCTGTTTCCTGGCTGCCATACTTCCCCAGGAGGTGGTCACGGGCAGTGGGAAACAGCACGGCAACACCCAGGCTTGGATGTTCAAGCGCCCAGACCACACCACCCCGTTCACTCCAAGTCCGGCCCCGGACAGGAGCACAgcgctcctcctctcccctccccgcgcCCCAGCCTCGGTTAAGAGAAAGCTCCTGGGGTAGCGGGCAGATTCTAGATGGGATCTGCAACTTAGCTCAGAGAATGGCATCAGCACTGACTTCCCGGTGTGCATCCAGGCGCCGTCCTTACGTAACACCCGTCTTCTGGAACCTTCCACCCAAGTCCAGGGGGGCAAAGGGGCCTCAGGTCTGCGAGAGGCTCCCAAACTGCTCCCCAAACAGCAGTAACAGTGATGTACTAATGAAGGGGGGAGGGCGGAAGAAATGAAGCAGATGTGAGCctctggggaggctggggcttTCCTTCTATTCTTGCAACTTTGCTCTTAGTCTGAAATATTGCAAAATCAAAAACGAAATACAGTGGTAAACATTTCCTACGGATGGTAAGAACTCAGTGCCTGCTAGCTCATGAGCAGGCAGGGCCAGACGGTCCCGCCTCCCCGCCTGCTGGCCCCCAGCCATGACCAAGCCCGTGGAGGGGGCACCGGAAGCCACAGAGCAGGCAAGTGGCCTGGGAGCTGGGTGGGTCTCAGGGGAGAAGGAGCCTCGTGCTCTGTCCCTCTCGGGGGGCTCCAAGGGGGAGCCCTGATTACCATCCTCCCTCACCCACATCCCCTGGAACCTGGAGGAGCGGCCTGTCCCCAGAACGCTGTGGGAGGTGAGGGACGGCTGCATGGTGGCGGACATGTGGGGGTCGTTGAGGGGGTCACCAGCAAGCAGCCTCCCCCGGGACCTGAGGGGTTTTGTCCCCACAGGTGTCCCCCTGGAATGGAATCTCGGGAGCAGGGCAAGATCTGGGCACAGAGGGGCACGAAGGATGCCCCTCCTGAACACCAGGCAGGACCTGTGCATCTCCACCTGTGccccggggggtggggagcccagAGGCGACCCCGAGGGAAGTCCCAGTCCCCGCTTCTTGGTAAGCTGCTCTCAGCTGCTTGCTACTCGCACTGCGCGCTCACCTCGGTGTCTTTTTGGCCTTGAGATCTGCTGAAGCACTTCGTCCCCGGGACCAGGAAAGGCTCCCCCGTGGCCTACTGCTTGCCGGACTGGTACGTCCACCACAGCAAGCCTCCCACAGCCGGCCAGAGACCGTGAGTATCTCGAGGCTGCCTGGCTCGTCTTTACAGGGAGAAAGTAGCGCACTCTGCATTTacgtttttctttaaatgtatctttaaaaatctttaaagattttacttatttatttgagagagagcaagagagagagagcacagagggagagggagaagcaggttccccgctgagcagggagccccatgcgggactggatcccaggaccctgagatcctgagctGAGCCAGACGCCGGCGCgtcaccaactgagccccccaggcacccctcactctGCATTTTAAATCAACAGACCTTGAATGGGGATGCTGAGAGTGGTACCACAGCCAGCAGTAGGTCAGGGGGCGCAGGAAAAGGGGTCACAGCACAGGGGTCCCAGGGCTGGGCCTCTGGGGCTGCTTGGGACACGGCTTCAGGCTTTGTCCTGTGTTTCCAGGGCCAGTGGCCGCGTAGACCTCCTAGAACCAGCGGCTGGCAAAGCGTTCTTCGCCCCGAAGGACACAGGTGCCCTGCGAAGCCAGAAATGCAGGAACCCCAAGTTCCTGTGGTCATTACAGAGCTGTGGGGAGCCTCTGTCCCCCAGAATGTAAATTACGGGGGTTCCTGGCTCCCCCCCTGTAATGTAAAGCTCCCACTCGGCCAACATAGCTGACCTCTGATTtgagcagagcagagaggagagagaagggggcaggagagggcttGCATGCCCCAGGGGGAGCTTCCAGAGACCCAGTgccacggggcggggggggggctggtaGGCACatccccctgccttcctcctggccCTGTGGACTGCCCCTCCCACTGTGTCCCTGGCTGTCCCTCCCATCCTGTGTGTCCTTGTCAATCTTCCAGGCCCCCTGGTGGCACTCCAAGGGCACGGGGATGGGAGGTATAGAGAGAAAGGTTGGGAGCCCAAGAGCCACAGTGGAAATTGTCCCTTCCGCAGTGAGAGTCCCTTCCGGGCTCTGGGGCTTCTCCCTGCCCGCAGAGAGCCCTAAACATCGGAGGGCTGGCTCCACCGTCCCTGTGGTGAAGCAGGTGGACCCGCACTGCAGGCTTCTCTTCCCGGGCATTGGGGTCGCAGCCCGAGCCTGCGTTCCCAGCCTCTGACTTCTGCTCCCTGGCCTCTCCACTGGCTTCCTCAGGGGCCTCCAGCCTGCTTCCTGCCTCCCTAGGTGTCAGGGTCAGTGGGAGCcaccttttctctctgtgtttcctaGTGCTCTGCTGATTCCATCTGCATCCCTCCATTCCCCTGCTCAAGCAGCCCAGGCATCCAGGAGGGTtggcccttcctcccctgcccccagctgctggccagccccttcccctgtccctgccccgTCCATGCCCCTCACTGCTGCCAGGATACAGTCCCAGCCCTTAGCCCTTAGCCCCTGGGCAGTGTTGGGGGGCTGGTGACATCGGAGCATGCAGGCAGGTGCacatcccccacacccccacccctgctcctggcCTGAGTGCTTTCCAGTGGAGACAGGAAACCAGGCTGGAAGTTTAAGTACTACATTAAAAATGAccattagggacacctgggtggctcagtcgcttgagcattcgactcttggttttggctcaggtcatgatctcagggtcatgggatcgagccccatgttgggctctgcactcagtgcggcatctgcttgggattctctccctctgcccctccccctgcttgcatgctccacccaccccatctccctctctgtctaaatataagtaaataaagtctttaaaaaaatgaccatcaAACACAAAACAGGAAAAGGGTATTATTGTTATGAAATGACAGTGTGAGATGGTAAATGTTGAGGGACGTCTAGGTATTTTAAGAGGACAACGTAGGAGATGATATAacaaataatttgtttataatttatctGCTTCAATAATTCGTAATTTAATATACTCTCATTTTACTGAGAATGACACCCTGTGGTTTCTGACTTGGCCCCCCAATTCTGGGAAGCAGGCCCCGGGAAGCGTTAGCTGTTCATTCAGTGGAATGAGGGCGGATGGTCTGCAAGAGCTGGtgtgggaggaggaaagagatggTGTTTACTGTGCgaaagcagggagaaggaggagggaggagggaaggagggaggagggaagcaggagggaggagggaggggaggagggagaggagtggggaggagggaggggaggagggagaggagtggggaggagggaggggaggagggagaggagtggggaggagggaggggaggagggaggggaggagggagaggagtggggaggagggagaggaggaggaaggatggaggagggaggggaggagggagggggaggagggaggaggaagaggagtaggaaggatggaggagggaggggaggagggaggggaggagggaggggaggagggagagtagtggggaggagggagaggagtggggaggagggagaggaggaggaaggatggaggagggaggggaggagggagggggaggagggagagggagaggaggaggaaggatggaggagggaggggagggaggatgaaagagggaggggaggagggagaggagtggggaggagggaggggaggagggagaggaggaggaaggatggaggagggaggggaggagggagagggaggggagggaggatgaaagagggaggggaggagggagaggaggaggaaggatggaggagggaggggaggagggaggggaggagggagagtagtggggaggagggaggggaggagggagaggaggaggaaggatggaggagggaggggaggaaggatggaggagggaggggaggatggaggagggagaggaggaggaaggatggaggagggaggggaggagggagaggagtggggaggagggagaggaggagggagaggaggaggaaggatggaggaggacggggaggagggagaggagtggggaggagggagaggaggaggaaggagggaggagggaggggagggcggatgaaagagggaggggaggagggagagggaggagggggcatcCAGCCGGAGCTCGTGCACCTGTCTCTGCAGGACGCCCGCCGTCTCCATGCCGGATTACATGGTTCATGAAGAGGTTAGCCCCGATCAGACCGCCGGTAACTATGAGTCCAGAAGAGGGCCCTTTGACTTCGATGTGAAAACGGTGTGGCAAAGGGAGGCGGAGGAacgtgaaaagaagaaaaaggtgagGGGCGGGCGCCTGCCGCTGCGTCACCCTGCGTGCCCCTCCCCGGATAAGCTGAGGCTGGGTGTCTTTAGACACAGAGCGcatgtgtgggagggaggggcagagggagtctcGGGCCGACTcccactgcgcagggagcccgacagcTCCGGCCCACGGGCATGAGGTCGGGACCTGAACCCACaccaagagtcggccgctcaACCCacagggccacccaggcgccctggctctgtattttaaatttgaatcaaCTAAAAGGCAAGAGGCCATgataatattactttttttttttttagagtattgATTTTATAAGATTACCTTGTACTAAGTGAGTTTTAGCTAGTCACTGTTTATCCAGGGCAGCCGTGGTGTGGCCTTTCTCATTCAGCAGGTGTAGGAAGGACATTTTATATTTACTCGTTACCCAGTCTCTAAATGTGTCTATTGTGTTTAAGTCTTTAAGTGAAGATTTCcctggaatacttttttttttattaacagttcttttttattttttaaagattttatttatttatacttttttttttaaagatttttatttatttatttgagagagacacagcgagagagggaacacaagcagggggagcggcagagggagaagcaggcttcccgcggagcagggagcccgatgcggggctcgctcccaggaccctgggatcacgacctgagccgaaggcagacgcttaacgactgagccacccaggcgcccctatttatacTTTAAGAGAGCAACTATGAACTGGAGGGCCATCTCTAGTTGGTGGCCTTGTGGTTGGGATGTCTCAATTCCAAGGCCTTCCGATCCCCAGGCTGGAGCCCCACTGTCCAGGTCTGAGCATTGCCCACTGAGGCTCCAGCACCAAGGTCTTAGCTCTTGGGACCCAGGGAGAGAAACAATGGGTCTCCTGGCCTGAACCATCTGTGCCTGACTCCCAGGCTTGGCTTCTCAGTGTCCTGCTTTGAGGAGAAATGCTGATTTTTGGGGACTCCAGCAGTTGAACACCACATAGAATGTCAGGTGTCCTGCCACAGGCTGCGTGGTCTTCCTCAGAACAGCCCCAACCTCCAGCCGTGGGTCCCGCCTTCAGTTCCTCTGCACGATCAATGAAACGGACTATTTTTAGGACCAGGTCTGTGTCTTGGTGATACGTAAGCACCTACACCATCGATTGAAAAAGGGGATCTTTGGGAGTAACCACAGCCGCAGTGCGCATCTAGGGAAACTTTGAAATGCTAAATGCTGTACCAGCCCCAAATCGCATGGGCTTTCTGAGCCACGGACCAAAGCTGTGCGGGGCTGAACCCAGGGCAGGAAGCAAGCCTGTGTGGGCCGCCACGCTTAAGGAGGCAGGGTGCCAATGAGCTGTGGTTAAAGACACCAACATGGCGG
This region includes:
- the C12H7orf57 gene encoding uncharacterized protein C7orf57 homolog isoform X1, with the translated sequence MRNTSKELHGAASRYAPCDWYYHLPVKQSDKPVDVPPASQIPGLSDLREPPNGHMPGSRRYWIKETDSEYVKLAKQGGQPDLLKHFVPGTRKGSPVAYCLPDWYVHHSKPPTAGQRPTPAVSMPDYMVHEEVSPDQTAGNYESRRGPFDFDVKTVWQREAEEREKKKKVRLPAINSKYPSKVGTLLGPKDPAGGKLSFPPMPGQKASSPTNFSKLISNGYKDEWLQRRADSEKRALQTSGAAPPSPSTQEPEGSQEAGSDPDLEVPGDAEDVQDAPPPRGTPSSSASTPGELS
- the C12H7orf57 gene encoding uncharacterized protein C7orf57 homolog isoform X2, with protein sequence MRNTSKELHGAASRYAPCDWYYHLPVKQSDKPVDVPPASQIPGLSDLREPPNGHMPGSRRYWIKETDSEYVKLAKQGGQPDLLKHFVPGTRKGSPVAYCLPDWYVHHSKPPTAGQRPTPAVSMPDYMVHEEVSPDQTAGNYESRRGPFDFDVKTVWQREAEEREKKKKVRLPAINSKYPSKVGTLLGPKDPAGGKLSFPPMPGQKASSPTNFSKLISNGYKDEWLQRRADSEKRALQTSGAAPPSPSTQEPEGSQEAGSDPDLEVPGDAEDVQGGTPSSSASTPGELS
- the C12H7orf57 gene encoding uncharacterized protein C7orf57 homolog isoform X3, whose amino-acid sequence is MRNTSKELHGAASRYAPCDWYYHLPVKQSDKPVDVPPASQIPGLSDLREPPNGHMPGSRRYWIKETDSEYVKLAKQGGQPDLLKHFVPGTRKGSPVAYCLPDWYVHHSKPPTAGQRPTPAVSMPDYMVHEEVSPDQTAGNYESRRGPFDFDVKTVWQREAEEREKKKKTQEIHILTERCSAGFDKHVATTSHEGTELFRRPQKSEPLCSQAKLPPWNRGSCLGGDCRMGCLLSCVFPWFWPKES